CTTTGAACGCCTTCGAGCTGATGAAGGCGATGATCGAAGCGGGCGCTGCCTGCGTGCACTTCGAGGACCAGCTCTCCTCGGTGAAGAAGTGCGGGCATCTGGGGGGCAAGGTTGTGGTCCCGACCAGCGAATTCATCCAGAAGCTGGTCGCGGCCCGGCTGGCGGCCGACGTCATGGGCGTCCCCACAGTTCTGATGGCGCGCACCGACGCCAACAGCGCCGGCCTGCTGACCAGCGACGTGGATCCGCGTGACCGTGAGTTCTGCACCGGCAAGCGGACGGGGGAAGGGTTCTTCGAGGTCCGATGCGGCCTGGAGGCAGCTATCGCGCGCGGCAACGCCTACGCGCCCTATGTCGAGCTCGTCTGGTGCGAGACGGCGGAGCCGAACCTGGAGGAAGCCCGGCGCTTCGCGGAGGGTGTGCTCCGGAACCATCCGACCAAGAAGCTGGCCTACAACTGCTCGCCGTCGTTCAACTGGAAGAAGAAGCTGGACGACGCCACCATCGCCAAATTCCAGCGCGAGCTGGGGGCGATGGGCTATAAGTACCAGTTCGTGACCCTGGCCGGGTTCCACGCCATGAACCTCAGCGTGTTCGAGCTGGCCCGCGCATACAAGGACAAGGGGATGGCGGCCTACTCCAGACTGCAGGAGAAGGAGTTTGCCCGCGAATTCGAGTACGGCTACGGCGCGGTGAAGCACCAGCACTTCGTGGGCACCGGGTACTTCGACGAAGTGCAGAAGGTGATCACTTCGGGCCAGGCCTCGACCATGGCGCTGGAAGGCTCGACCGAGCAGGAGCAGTTCGACGTGAAGGTCAAACCAGTGCACATCCCCGGGCGCGACGCGTCGTGCCAGCCCATCCTGGGCGACTGCCCGGCGGTGACGCCGACCCAGATCACGAGGAGTGGTGAGGGCGCGGCCGACTGAACGATTCTTTGTCCATGGCCTGGGCCGCGGCCCAGGCCTTTTTTGTTCCAGAATCGATCGCGAACACAACCCCCGTCGCCGGTCCGCTATACTGTCGCGTTCCACCGATCCTTATTTGACACAGAGGAGTCCCCGGTGCGTCTCACCACATTTGTCTTTATCATCTGCATCGTGCTGTTCGTCTTGCCTATGACCGCACAACAAACCACAGCCGCTTCCCCACCCTGGATCAAGGACGCGAGCGCAAAGCTTCAGGCCGACCTGATCACCCGTTACGGCGAGGGTCAGCGCACGCGCATCAAGCGCGGCCTGAAGCAGGTCGGCGAGTTCTGGCGCGCCGAGGACGGCGACCGGGCCGCATTCGAGGACTTTGTCCGCACCAACTTCGCCGGCGGCCAGCCGGCGCTCGACACCCTGTTCAACCGCTTCGAAACCCTCATGGAGCAGCTCGACGGCCACATGCACGAGATCGGCCGCGAGTTTCGCAACGTGGCCGATCTCGATGTCGGCCCCGTCCAGCCCTACGACGAGATCTTCGCCGGTTACGAGCCGAGCGCCCACGTCCTTGACGATTTCTTCCAGAACAAGCTGGCGTTCGTCGTCCTGCTGAATTTCCCTCTGACCACGCTCGAGGAGCGTCTCACCGGCGGGGAGAAGTGGAGCCGCCGGCAGTGGGCCGAGGCGCGTCTGGCACAGCGTTTTTCCAAGCGCATCCCCGCCGACGTGCAACTGGCCATCGCCCAGGCCGCGTCGCAGGCGGACGCTTACATCGCCAGTTACAACATCTGGATGCACCACCTGGTGGACGGCCAGGGCAACCGCCTGTTCGCCCCCAAGCTGCGCCTGCTCTCCCATTGGAACCTGCGCGACGAGATCAAGGCCGACTACAGCGACAAGAAAGACGGCCTGGCCAAGCAGCGCACCATCCAGCAGGTGATGGAGCGCATCGTGACGCAGACCATCCCCGAGAGCGTGGTCAACAACCCGCATGTGGACTGGAACCCCTTCACCAACGACGTGAGCCCCGCGGCGGTGCAGGATGGCGAGGTGCCCGGCAAGAAGGACGTGAAACCAGGCAATGCGGCCGAGCCGGACACACGCTACTCGGTCCTGTGGAGCACCTACGCCGCGGTGAAGAAGGCCGACCCGTACTCCCCCACTGCACCCACGCACATCGCGCGCCGCTTTGATGAGGATCGTGAGATCCCGGAGCCACGCTTCGAGGCCCTGCTGAAGGCCGTGGTCACCTCGCCGCTGGTGCCGAGGGTGGCAAAGCTGATCGAGGCCCGTCTGGGACGCCCGCTGGAGCCGTTCGACGTCTGGTACAGCGGCTTCCGTCCGCGCGGACACTACACCGAGGCCGAACTCGACGAGATCGTCGCCAAGAGGTACCCCACCGCAGAGGCCTACAAGAAGGACATCCCGAACATCCTGGTGAAGTTCGGCTGGTCGCGCGAGCGGGCGCAGCAGCTGGCCGACAACATCATCGTGGACCCGGCGCGCGGCTCCGGCCACGCCATGGGCGCCAGCATGCGCTCGGAGAAGGCTCACCTTCGGACCCGCGTGGAAAAGTCGGGGATGAACTACAAGGGCTACAACATCGCCGTCCACGAGATGGGTCACAACATCGAGCAGACCCTATCGCTGAACGACATCGACTTCTACGACCTGAACGGCGTGCCCAACACCGCCTTCACCGAAGCCCTGGCCATGGTGCTCCAGAATCACGATCTCGAGCTGCTCGGATTGTCGCAACCCGACGCCAAGACCCAGGCCATGTCCACGCTCAATGAATTCTGGGGGACCTACGAGATCGCTGGGGTCGCACTGGTGGACATGGCGGTCTGGCACTGGATGTACGACCATCCCAAAGCCACCCCCGCCGACCTGAAGAAGGCGACGGTGCAGATCTCGAAGGACGTCTGGAACCAGTACTACGCGCCGGTCTTCAAGAAGAAGGACGTGGTGCTGCTCGGCATTTACTCTCACATGATCCATTCGTTCCTCTACCTGCCGGACTACCCGCTCGGTCACATGATCGCCTTCCAGGTGGAAGAGAAGTTGGGACAAATGAGCAAGATCGGGCCGGAGTTCGAGCGTGTCGCAAAATACGGGCATGTCGCGCCCGACCTTTGGATGAAACACGCCACGGGCGCGCCGGTCGGCCCCCATGCCCTACTTGCGGCCACCGATCGCGCGCTCAAACAATTAGAGGCGAACGCCGAGCTGGTGACTCCGGTCAGTCACTAGCTTGTTCGCCGTGGCTGCGATACAAGCGAAGCCATGACCCATGCTCAGCTGATCAAGCTGGCGGAATCATGGCTTCGCATTTCCTGTCGCTGCGGGGTCATCCTTTCGGAGCAGGCCTGTGCCAGCGGCGAGACGCCCGATGTGATCGGGTGGAAAGGCAAGTGCCGCTCGGTCGTGGTCGAGTGCAAAGTATCGCGCGCCGACTTCCTGGCCGACGCGCAGAAACCCTGGCGTCAGGACCCCAGCATCGCCCTCGGCTGTGAGCGCATCTACCTGGCGCCCGCCGGCCTTATCGCGGCCTCCGAATTGCCCCAGGGTTGGGGCCTGCTCGAGAGCCGCGGGCGCGAGGTGCAGCTCGTCGTAAAGCCCCGGCGCACCAGCCTGCGCACCCAGGAAGGGCTTCTTCACGAAATGAACCTGTTGCTGGCCAGCCTGAGGCGGGTGGAAGTCCGCATCGAGCCGCAGACCATCACCGACTTCCTCAAGTGGAAAAACCGCATGGCCGAATACAACGGCGGCGCCTATCCTGCTGGCCTGGCCGCGCCGGAGGAAGAAGCCAATGTCCATCTGGACGATGAACCTTCCTTGATGTGATCGCTCGCCATGATTGACAGCGCGCCTCGGCGGGTCTAACCTCGGCTACCCACGAGGGACCCATGCCGCGCTCCAAGAAGAACAACCGCCGGGCCGAACGCTACGCTTACCGCATTCCCACCAGCGTCAGAGTGCAACCCGGCACGAGCCGCTCGCTGGCGATGACTGGAAACCTGAGCGAGAAGGGCGTGTTCTTCTTCGCCGACGCCAAGGTCGAGAAAGGCTCCGAGATCGAGCTGGTCCTGATCATGCCGCCGGAGATCCCAGAATTCGCGCGCCGTTGGGTGTGCTGCAATGCACGCGTGGTTCGGGTGGAAGAAAAGCCGGGAGGCAAACAAGTGGGGATCGCAGCCGAGATCACCCGCTGCGAGGCCTTGCCCGAGATCCAGGGGTGGTAGCGCGGGCCGGAGCGGGAGATGGTCCGACTTCCGACTGAGTTCAACGTCGCCACTCACTTCGTCGACCGGCACGTAGAAGAAGGCCGCGGCGACAAAATCGCGATCCTGTGCGGAGACGCGAGGATCTCCTACGCCGATCTGTTGGCGCGCACCAACCGGGTCGGCAACGCGATCCGTGACCTCGATGTGCGCCCGGAAGAACGTGTGCTCCTGTTGCTCCTGGACGGGCCGGAGTTTCTCTACTGTTTTTTCGGGGCCATCAAGGCCGGCGCTGTCGTTGTCCCCATCAACACCCTGCTGAAGCCCGAAGAGTACGAATACCTTTTCAACGACACGCGAGCCCGTGTTCTGTTCGTGGGCCACGAGCTACTTCCCAAGGTGTCCGCCATCCCGAAGGAGCGACTGAAGTTCCTGCGGGATGTCGTGGTGGTGGGAGAGCAACAGGCAGGCGCCCTCGGGTTCGATGATCTGGTCTCGGCGTCATCCCCCGACCTAGCAGCGGCGCCCACCCGTGCCGACGATGCGGCGTTCTGGCTCTATTCCTCGGGCAGCACAGGCGCTCCCAAAGGCTGTGTGCACCTGCACCACGACATGGTGGTGTCCACCGAGCACTACGCGAAGGCGATCCTCAAGATGGACGATCGCGACCGCTGCTACAGCGTGGCCCGCCTCTTTTTCGCCTATGGCTTGGGAAATGCCGGATACTTCCCTCTGGGCGTAGGCGCCACCACGATCCTGTCCCCACGGCCACCGTCACCGGCAACCATCTACGCCAACATCGAGCGCTACCGCCCGACCCTGTTCTTCTCCGTCCCGACCAACTACGCGGCCCTCCTGTCGTTCCGGCGCGAGCCGGGTTCGGAGTTCGACCTGTCCAGCATCCGGCACGCGGTCTCCGCGGGAGAGGCGCTGCCGGCGGCTCTGTACGAGCGTTTCAAAGCGCGATTCGGGATCGAGATCCTCGATGCGCTTGGCTCCACCGAAACCTTGCACATGGTCCTCTCCAACCGGCCGGGCGAGGTGCGTCCCGGCTCGAGCGGCCAGGTCCTCCCCGGCTTCGAAGCCAGGATCGTGGACGAGAAGGGGAGCCCGGTGCCCCGCGGGCAGATCGGCAATCTCATGGTGAAGGCCGACTCGACCTGCGCCGGCTACTGGAATCACCACGAGAAAACCAAGAACACCTTCGAGGGACACTGGTATCGCACCGGTGACAAGTACCACCAGGACGAGGATGACTATTTCTGGTATGCGGGACGCGCCGATGATCTCTTCAAAGTAAGCGGCAGTTGGCTGAGCCCGGTCGAGGTCGAGGCTGCGCTCGTGGCCCACCCTTCCGTCCGCGAAGCGGCCGTGGTAGGGCGCGAGGACGATCACCGCTTGCTGCGTCCGGCGGCGTACGTGGTCCTCGAGCCGAACGCCCTAGCCTCCGACGAACTGGCGCGCCAGTTGAAGGCGTGGGTCGGGCAGCGGCTGGCTGCTTACAAGGAACCTCGTTGGATCGAATTCGTCGCCGACCTGCCCAAGACCGCGACCGGCAAATTGCAGCGCTTCAGATTGCGCGAAGCGTACGCGGCGAAGAAGGCAGACTAAGAGCGACCTGCGCCGGCTTGCGCGACTCTTTGGTCACTGCGGTTTGCGGGCGGGAGACTTGCAGGAAGACTGGGTGGAGCTAGTCGGGATCGAACTTGAGCCGTCTAGCGGGCGTGAGCGAACAAGCGCAGCGAGAGAGCAAGAGCCCGCTGGCGAAATCCTGAGCCGGAAGCGCAGCGAAGGCGAAGGACCTGGGAGGGGATCACGTGGAAGGGTTTGGTGGAGCTAGTCGGGATCGAACCGACGACCTCATCGTTGCGAACGATGCGCTCTCCCAGCTGAGCTATAGCCCCACTCGAACATTTTCATTTTATCAACCGCCCCGCGGATTGTGTAGAGCCGATGACCCACTCCGCACAACTCATTCCAGCGCCCGGGCGATTTCTTCTAGAACGGATCCGATCTTGTTGGCGCTGGCTACGCCGCCCTGGGCGAATTCGCGGTTGCCGCCACCACGTCCGCCCAGCGCCGCCATCGCCGTCTTCATCTGCGCGCCCATATCCGATGGCAGACCGGGTGACTGTGCGAACACCAGCGTCGGCTGCCCTGCGGTCGAAGCCAGGAGGACGATCGCTGGTTCTCCCGCCGCGGCGATCTTCTGCGCCAGCAGGCGGACGAAGATAAGGTCGCGGTCGGCGATCACGCGCGCGATCTTCTTGCGCCCGTTCTCAGCGGATGTCGCGGCCAGCAGGCGGACGGCGTGCATCTCGGCCAACTCCTCGAGCAGGCGCTGCTGCGCCTTGGCGCTCGTCTTGGCGTCATCGAGTGACTTCCGGATCTGCTGCGGCAGCTCCCAGATGTGGGTCGAGAGCGCGCCCGCAGCGTCGGCCAATGCCGAGTAGTCATGCCGGGCGGTACTGATGGCGCGGCCGCCGCAGACGAACTCCACCCGCACCCCCTGCTTCACGTTTTCGGTCTTGCGCAGCAGGATGGCCCCGATCTGTCCCGTGCTGCGCACATGCGTGCCACCGCACGCAGTCAGGTCGAAATCGCGGATGTCGATCAGACGCAGCTTGTGCCGCTCTGCCTCGGGGATCTTGCGCACCCCAAGCTTTCGCGCCTCATCCGGCGTGACCAAGCGGATCTCGACCGGCCGATCCTCTGTCACCACATCGTTCGCCAGCCGCTCGGCCTTCTCCACCTGCGCTGGTGAGATTGATCTGGTTTCCAGGTCGATGGTGCAGCTCTCCTCGCCCATGTGGAAGGAGACCGTTGGCACGTCGAACAGGCGCACGTAGGCCGCCGAGAGCACGTGCTGCCCGGAATGCTGCTGCATGTGATCGCGGCGCCGCGCGGCATCGATGGTCCCGTGGATAATCGCGCCTTGGTCGATCGGCGCGGAGCCGAAATGAAGTATGGCGCCGTCTTCTGCTTCTTCAACTTGCTCGACTCGGACTTCGGCGCTACCTAAGATTTTCAGAGTGCCAACATCGCATGTCTGGCCGCCGCTCGCTGGATAAAACGCGGTGCGGTCGAGCACGACAGCGCTTCTGCCGCCCATGTCGCGTGACTCGACGACGCGGGCGTCGAAATCGTACAGGAAGGAATCCGTGTAGTAGAGCCGCTCAGTCATCCGATTGTGAGCCGATCTCCCGATCAATAGGGGCCGATGATTCCGCCGATGTTGCGCGAAGCCGGCTGCTGCGCGCGGCCGATTTTCATCGCCGCCGCGATCACTTCAAGGTACTTCAGCCCCGAGCCGGTATTGAACAGCACGACCCGGTCGCTCTTCTTCAGGAACCGGCTGGCGCGCAGCTTGCGATACGCGGCCAGCGACGCCGCCCCCTCCGGCGCCGCGAACACTCCCTCATGCGACGCCCACTCTCGCAACGATTCCATGATCTCGTCGTCGGTCACGGCCACGGCGGTGCCGCGGCTCTTCTTCAGGATGTCGAGGATGATGTAGTCGGCATAGGCCTTGGGGACGCGCAGACCGGCGGCAACGGTGTCGGCGTCCTGCCACGGTTCCGACACCTTCTTGCCTTCATCCCATGCTTTAGGGATAGGCGCGCAACCGCTTGATTGCACAGCAATCATCTTAGGCCGCCTGGCGCCGATCCAGCCCAGCTCCTGCATCTCCTCGAAGGCCTTCCACATGCCGATCAGGCCCACTCCTCCGCCGGTCGGATAAATGATGGCTTCGGGAAGCTCCCAGTTCAGTTGCTCCGCGACCTCGTAGCCCATGGTCTTCTTGCCCTCGACGCGGAAGGGCTCCTTCAGGGTCGAGATGTCGAACCATCCTTCGGCCTGCCGGCGCTCGCCGACTATGCGAGCGCAGTCGCTGATCAGCCCATCCACCAGGGTGACGTGCGCGCCGTACGCCTTGCACTCGACCAGATTGGCCTGGGGTACGTCCGTGGGCATGAAGATGTGCGCCTCGATGCCGGCTGCGGCTGCATAGGCAGCCAGCGCGCTCGCCGCGTTCCCCGCCGAGGGTACCGCCAGCTTCTTCAGCCCGTAGGCCTTCGCCATGGTCACGGCCGCGCACAGACCGCGCGCTTTGAACGAGCCGGTCGGGTTCAGCCCTTCGTCTTTGATGAAGACGTTCGCGTCGTGGCGGCTGGGCAGCATGGGCGTGAATCCTTCACCCAGCGAAACCGGAGTGACCTCGGGCAAGACCTCGGCGTACCGCCACATCGTCGCCGGCCGCCCGGCCAGTGATTTCTTGCTGAACTTGCGCCGGAGCGCCGCCAGGTCATACCGGACGTAGAGCGACCCTGCATCCTTCGGGCAGACCGTCTGCGGGCGGTCGCCGTCCAGGCTCGCGCCGCATTTTGTGCACTCCAGGTACGCGATCTTCGCCATGGGGAAACCGAGAAGTCTAGCAGAACCCGGACCCAAAGCTCGGGCTGCGACCTTTCAGCGCAGGTCTTTCAGAAGCGCTGCGGCTCGGCGGTACCACGGACGTTCCCGCCGGCGCTGGAATCCTGGCATCGTCCGCTTCTTACTGCGCACTCGCTCGAGCAGTTCTCGCGCCTCGGCGTCACGGCCCTGGGACTTCAGGAACTCGGCGTAATGAACCTGCGACTCGGTCAGCGTCGAGGTCTCCATCACCTTGCGGAAGAGGTTGTCGGCCTTCTCGTTCTGTCCCGTGCGCGCATAGGCGTGGGCCAGCAGCGCCGGCGCTCGCGCGAAGTCATATTTCGGGTCCTTGCTGACGACGCGCTCCAGGTCGGGCACGGCGGCGGCAAAATCTTCCAGCTCCATCGAGCAGATCCCACGCCGGTAGAACGGATCGGAAGAATCGGTACGCGACGAGATGGAGCGGTCGAAGCACTCTTTCGCGCGCGCGAACTTTTCTTCGTCCAGGTACAACTGTCCCAGCTCTTCGTAGTTGCCGGCGGAGGGGTTGTCCAGCACCATCGCTTGCAGTTCGCCGATGCGCCGGCGGCGCGAGAACCCGCGAAACGTTCCGCCCAGCAGCTGCGCGTCCGGCAGCACCTCGGCGACGATGTAAACCAGCGCGCCCAGGGGGCCGAGGAAAAGGATCACCCACAGCCAGTAGCCATCCGGCCGCCGTCGTATGAAGTGGATGATCGCCCCGACCTGGAGGAGGATCCCCCACGGGTACAGCAATCCCAACAGGCTGAACATGCGCGCTGGTTATAACATGGGAGCGCGTTAGGAATGCAGCTGGTCCGCGTCCGCTGCTCTGCTAAAATGCACGTAGTGAATCTGCCTGTCCGCCTGCTCGCCATCGATATTGATGGCACCTTGCTCGATCCTACCTTCCAGGTCAGTGCGGCGAACCTTGCGGCGCTGAAGCGCGCGCACCAAGCGGGGATCGAGATCGTGCTGGTCACGGGACGTCGCAGCACTTTTGCCCTCCCCGTGGCCGATGCTTTGGGCTTCGAAGTGTCGCTGATCAGTTCCAACGGCGCCGTGACCAAGTCGAGCACCGGCGATTTATTCCATCGCGACCTGCTGCCCGCCGCGACCGCAAGCGCGATCTGCGGTTATATGCGCGACTACCGCGATTGCCTGGTGCTCACCTTCGACATCAGCGGACGCGGCGAGATTGTGCTCGAGCAGACCGTGAGCCATCCCAGCATCCAGCGCTGGATGGAGAAGAATGCCGAGTACATCGAGCATGTCGTTCCCATCGAGCGCGCGCTCACCTCCGACCCGGTGCAGGTGATGTTCTGCGGCGGCGTGGAGCGGATGCGCCGCGCCGAAGCCCGGCTGGTGGAAGGGCGCTTCCATGTCACCCTGCTGAAAACGCAGTACGTGGCGCGCGATCTCTGCATCCTCGACGTCCTGAACGCGGGCTGTTCCAAGGGTCACGCCCTGGAGCGATGGGCGCGGCACCGCGGCTTCGGCCGCGAGCAGGTCATGGCCATCGGTGATAACTATAACGATGTCGAAATGCTTGAGTTTGCGGGCGTCCCCGTTATCATGGGCAATGCATCCGAAGATCTGAAGCAGAATGGCTGGCACGTGACTCTGGGCAACGACCAGAGCGGCGTGGCGGCGGCGGTGGAACAGGTTTTGCGGATCTGATGAAGAGGGCGGCAAAACTCGGCGCGTGGGCTCTGGCCATGACTCTGGTGCTGCCGTCATGGGCGGCGGATTCCTCCGTCCAGGCGAAACCCTCGGTCGCGCCGGTGGCGTACCTCGCCCTTCTGCGCAACGGGTTCTCCATCCGCCACCAGCGCAGCGAAGCGCGCGACGGCGGGGTCACCCGCCTGTATACCTCCGCCGACGATTTCGTGGATGTCCCCACGCTGGAGATCGCCTCCATCGAGGCCGAGGAGGCCCTGCCCCAGCCGCCGCAATCGCCCCCTACAGGGGACGTTCCCCGGCTGCTCGATCTGGCCAGTGACAAGCACCAGGTGGACGCAGATTTCATCCGCAGTGTCATTCGCGCGGAGAGCGGATTCAATCCCAGGGCGCTGTCACCCAAGGGCGCACAAGGGTTGATGCAGCTGATGCCGCAGACCGCTTTGAAACTCGGCGTGCAAGACCCGTTCGAGCCTGGCGCCAACATCGACGCCGGCACCAAGTACCTGCGCGATCTTCTGCTGCAGTACCACGGAGACGTGGCCAAGGCCCTGGCCGCCTACAACGCCGGCCCGCTGCGCGTGGCGCAATACAACGGTGTGCCGCCGTACCGCGAGACGCGTGCTTACATCCGCCGCGTGATCAATGATTACAATCGCGCGAAGCGCTCGCAGCCGCACAAAGACCAATCCAGCACCGCACCGAAACCCGGTAACTGATTCCGCTAGAACGAAGAACGGGGCGCGAATCCGCCCCGTTCCAGGTTCATCGCTTTCCGACCGCTACGGGTCGATCTGGAGCACGTCTTCAATCTTCCCGACGGCGTCCAGTTGCTGGCTCAAGGGCAGCGGCTGGGCTGTTGTCGTATTGAAGATGCGGATCTCGCCGCCCTGCGCCAGGTACATGCGGTCGCGCCCGCTGATCGCCTGGATCCCGCCCACGTCTCCAAAGCCATTGCCGTTGTGGGACGGATCCGGGTCGATCTCGACCGTCGCTGTCTTCGCGCCGGTGTCGTAGATAGTCAGGCAGCGGAGCTGGGTGCACGTCCTGGCTCCGATGAAAAGATGGCTGTGCGTGTCCAGGCCCATCTTCCAGTGAAATCCGTCGCCGATCTGCACGGGGTTGCTCACCGTCATCGTTCCCGTATCCACCACCGACAGCTGGCCCACGAGTTGGCCGTCAATGCCCGCCACGTAAAGCGTGGAGGAATCCAACAGCGCTACGGTTGCTCCGGGCACGGGGATGGGGCTCCCCACCACCGACGTGGTGTTCATGTCCACCACGGTCACGTTCGCTTGTGCGCCGCCGCATTCCGCCCCGCAGCTCAGGATGTAGGCCTTGGAATCGTCGGAGCTGAAGACGCCCGAGATGGGATGGTCAAAGGCCAACGCCGACTGAATCGCTGTCGCGGCACCCGCCGGATTGGTGGACGCTGTGGCCGTATCGATGACCGTGATCGTGTCCGTCAGCGTGTCGCTGAACACCAGCAGCTTCTTGCCGTTGTGGCCCAGCACCACCTGCACCGGGGTCTGCACCGACACCGTCTGGGCGATAATGGAGTTTTGCAAATCGAGAACGACCACCCGATTCGCGTTCCGCACGGAGGCGAAGCCGGTCGCATTATTCAGAGCCGCAAAACCATCGCTGTGGTCCGGCAACACGATGCCTGTTTGCTGTTCCGTGCTGCTGTTGAGAACGTACATCACATTGCCGGCTGGACTGAAGACGAGCGTGACCGACCGGTCGAGCGCTAGCTCCATCTGCTGCGGCTGGGCGTTTGTTAGCTGGAAAGAGAAGGTAGAAAAAACGTCCTGGCTCGCGTCAATGATGTTGATCACGCCGGAGAAGCTGTTGGACGCCAGGACCCGCTTCGTCAGCCCGCTGGTCGGGTTCGTTGTGGTCTGGGAGCCAGAGGTCCCGCACGCCGTCAGGTACACGCCAAGCAGGATCAGAGCGGATAATGCCCAGAAGATTCGCTTCAAACGTCGAACTCCCACGGAGATGATGAAATTGGAGTGCTGAACTGCGGATTATAGCAGAGCGGTCGCGCGGTCCGGATCGCGCATGGACTGACGCACAGCACGGATTTGAGATATTCTCATCGGATGGTGGGTGATTTCCTTTCACGGCTGAAAGAGGGCCCGGTGCTGTGTGACGGCGCCATGGGCACCTTGCTTTATTCCAAGGGCATTTTCATCAACCGCTGTTACGACGAACTGAACCTCTCGCAGCCGGACCTGATCCGCTCCATCCACGCGGAGTATCTCCAAGCGGGCGCCGAGGTTATCGAAACCAATACATTCGGGGCAAACTCCTTCCGCTTGGCGCGGCACGGCCTGGCCGAGCACCTGCGCGACATCAACATCGCCGGCGCCAGCCTGGCGCGTGCCGCGGCCGACCACGAAGCCGCCAAGCGCGCCATCCAGCCACTGGTGGGCGGGTCCGTCGGTCCGCTCGGTGTCCGCATCGAGCCACTGGGCAAGATCGCCCGCGCAGAGGCGCGCACCGCCTTCGTCCAACAGATCGGCGCCCTGGTGGAAGGCGGAGTGGACCTGCTCATTCTCGAGACCATGGGATATCTGGAGGAAGTTCACCAGGCCATCCTCGCCGCGCGCGAAGTCGATCCCAAGATCCCCGTGGTGGCGCAAGTCACCATCGACGAAGAAGGCAATTGTCTCGACGGCTCCAGCCCCGAAACCTTTGCCACCAAGCTCACCGACTGGGGCGCCGATGTCGTCGGCTGCAACTGCAGCGTCGGCCCAGTCGCCATGCTGGACGCCCTGGAGCGCGTTCGCCGCGTCACGTCCCTGCCCACCTCGGCCCAGCCCAACGCCGGCATGCCGCGCTCGGTCGAAGGACGCAATATCTATCTCTGCTCACCGGAGTACATGGCCAGCTACGCGCGGAAGTTCGTGCGCTCGGGCGTGCTGTTCGTCGGCGGATGCTGCGGCACCACTCCCGACCACATCCGCGCCATGCGTTCGGCGCTGCGCTCCAGCGAAGCCAAGACCACCTTCCAGGTGGGGAGCGCTCCGCGGGCCCAATCCGCGGTCGAAGTCCCGCCGCTGGAGCAGCGCTCGAGCCTCGGGGCCAAGCTGGCGCGCGGCGATTTCGCCACCATGGTCGAGATCGTCCCCCCCAAGGGCACCAACGTGGGCAAGGAGCTCGACGGCGCCAGGTTCCTGAAGTCCATGGGCGTGGACGGCATCAACATTCCCGACAGCCCGCGAGCCTCCGCGCGTATGAGCAACCAGGCGCTGGCTACGCTGGTCCAGCAGCAGGTGGGCATCGAGTCCGTCCTCCATTACACCTGCCGGGACCGCAACGTGCTCAGCATCCAGTCGGATCTGCTGGGCGCCAGTGCCCTCGGTATCCACAACCTGATCTGTATCACCGGCGACCCGCCGAAGCTCGGCAACTACCCCGACGCCACCGCGGTGTTCGACGTGGACGCCATCGGGCTGGTGAACATCGTGAGCAACCTGAATAAGGGGCTGGACATCGGCGGGAACGCGATCGG
This genomic stretch from Terriglobia bacterium harbors:
- a CDS encoding tetratricopeptide repeat protein; amino-acid sequence: MFSLLGLLYPWGILLQVGAIIHFIRRRPDGYWLWVILFLGPLGALVYIVAEVLPDAQLLGGTFRGFSRRRRIGELQAMVLDNPSAGNYEELGQLYLDEEKFARAKECFDRSISSRTDSSDPFYRRGICSMELEDFAAAVPDLERVVSKDPKYDFARAPALLAHAYARTGQNEKADNLFRKVMETSTLTESQVHYAEFLKSQGRDAEARELLERVRSKKRTMPGFQRRRERPWYRRAAALLKDLR
- a CDS encoding lytic transglycosylase domain-containing protein, which translates into the protein MTLVLPSWAADSSVQAKPSVAPVAYLALLRNGFSIRHQRSEARDGGVTRLYTSADDFVDVPTLEIASIEAEEALPQPPQSPPTGDVPRLLDLASDKHQVDADFIRSVIRAESGFNPRALSPKGAQGLMQLMPQTALKLGVQDPFEPGANIDAGTKYLRDLLLQYHGDVAKALAAYNAGPLRVAQYNGVPPYRETRAYIRRVINDYNRAKRSQPHKDQSSTAPKPGN
- a CDS encoding Cof-type HAD-IIB family hydrolase gives rise to the protein MNLPVRLLAIDIDGTLLDPTFQVSAANLAALKRAHQAGIEIVLVTGRRSTFALPVADALGFEVSLISSNGAVTKSSTGDLFHRDLLPAATASAICGYMRDYRDCLVLTFDISGRGEIVLEQTVSHPSIQRWMEKNAEYIEHVVPIERALTSDPVQVMFCGGVERMRRAEARLVEGRFHVTLLKTQYVARDLCILDVLNAGCSKGHALERWARHRGFGREQVMAIGDNYNDVEMLEFAGVPVIMGNASEDLKQNGWHVTLGNDQSGVAAAVEQVLRI
- a CDS encoding bifunctional homocysteine S-methyltransferase/methylenetetrahydrofolate reductase codes for the protein MVGDFLSRLKEGPVLCDGAMGTLLYSKGIFINRCYDELNLSQPDLIRSIHAEYLQAGAEVIETNTFGANSFRLARHGLAEHLRDINIAGASLARAAADHEAAKRAIQPLVGGSVGPLGVRIEPLGKIARAEARTAFVQQIGALVEGGVDLLILETMGYLEEVHQAILAAREVDPKIPVVAQVTIDEEGNCLDGSSPETFATKLTDWGADVVGCNCSVGPVAMLDALERVRRVTSLPTSAQPNAGMPRSVEGRNIYLCSPEYMASYARKFVRSGVLFVGGCCGTTPDHIRAMRSALRSSEAKTTFQVGSAPRAQSAVEVPPLEQRSSLGAKLARGDFATMVEIVPPKGTNVGKELDGARFLKSMGVDGINIPDSPRASARMSNQALATLVQQQVGIESVLHYTCRDRNVLSIQSDLLGASALGIHNLICITGDPPKLGNYPDATAVFDVDAIGLVNIVSNLNKGLDIGGNAIGTATTFVIGVGANPGAPDLDEEIRRFEYKVEAGAEYAVTQPVFDVALLEQFLKRIEHCRIPVLAGIWPLISVRNAEFMKNELRVSVPDLVIDRMARAASAESARAEGVAIAREMLLAVRGIVQGTQISAPLGRYPAAMDVLEVLGSRPAGTAV